In Penicillium oxalicum strain HP7-1 chromosome I, whole genome shotgun sequence, a single window of DNA contains:
- a CDS encoding Splicing factor 3A subunit 2, whose product MDYQNRAGSKFGGGGVASHSATNADRRERLRKLALESIDLDKDPYFFKNHVGSFECRLCLTVHQNDGSYLAHTQGKKHQTNLARRAAREQREGKNQDPSTAPGAMGVQVKKQTIKIGRPGYKITKIRDPLTRQMGLLFQLQFQEITPGIVPRVRFMSAFEQKIEDPDKNFQYLVVAAEPYQTCAFKLQAKEIDRREGRYWTWFDEDSKEFWVQIMFKTEREERFSGVPGLAPMRT is encoded by the exons ATGGATTACCAG AATCGAGCAGGCTCCAAATTCGGTGGCGGAGGCGTTGCGTCTCACTCCGCAACCAACGCTGACCGTCGCGAGCGGTTGCGCAAGCTTGCGCTCGAGTCCATCGATCTCGACAAGGACCCTTACTTCTTCAAGAACCATGTCGGCAGCTTCGAGTGTCGTCTCTGTCTCACCGTCCACCAAAATGACGGCTCCTACTTGGCCCATACCCAGGGCAAAAAGCACCAGACGAACCTCGCCCGTCGTGCAGCCCGTGAACAGCGCGAGGGCAAGAACCAAGATCCTTCCACGGCGCCAGGGGCCATGGGAGTGCAGGTCAAGAAGCAGACCATCAAGATCGGTCGACCGGGATACAAAATCACCAAGATTCGTGACCCGTTAACGCGACAGATGGGATTGCTGTTCCAATTACAATTCCAGGAAATCACACCCGGGATCGTCCCGCGCGTGCGTTTCATGTCGGCGTTTGAGCAGAAGATTGAAGACCCTGATAAGAATTTCCAATATTTGGTCGTGGCGGCGGAGCCATATCAGACCTGTGCGTTCAAGCTTCAGGCTAAGGAGATTGATCGCCGCGAGGGGAGATACTGGACCTGGTTTGATGAGGATAGCAAGGAATTTTGGGTTCAGATCATGTTCAAGACGGAGCGGGAGGAACGGTTTAGTGGTGTGCCTGGTCTTGCGCCCATGCGGACCTGA
- a CDS encoding N-terminal acetyltransferase A complex subunit nat1 has translation MPQPLSSKDQALFRQVVRNFEQKQYKKGIKTADQVLRKNPVHGDTQAMKALIMSHLGQLEEAFVLAKEALRNDMKSHICWHVYGLLYRQEKNYEEAIKAYRFALRLEPESQPIQRDLALLQMQMRDFQGYIQSRSAMLQARPGFRQNWTALAIAHHLSGDLEEAEKVLTTYEDTLKIAPPVSDMEHSEACLYKNTIIAESGNVERALEHLEKVGYRCTDVLAVMEMKADYLLRLGRKSEAADAYTALLDRNPENSIYYNGLIQAKGIAVDDHKALKSLYDEWVEKNPRGDAARRIPLDFLEGEDFKAAADVYLQRMLKKGVPSLFANIKLLYSNPAKRDVVQELVEGYVSSSQQNGSTEKKEEFLVSSYYFLAQHYNYHLSRDLSKAMENVEKAIELAPKAVEYQMTKARIWKHYGNTVKAAEEMEKARLLDEKDRYINSKAAKYQLRNNENDKALDNMSKFTRNETVGGALGDLHEMQCTWYLTEDGEAYLRQKKLGLALKRFHAVYNIFETWQEDQFDFHSFSLRKGMIRAYVDMVRWEDRLREHPFYTRMAISAVKAYLLLHDEPDLAHGPEGLGADVDTMDENERKKALKKAKKEQQRLEKIEADKREARKAAAANAKSADGEVKKEDTDPLGNTLVQTKDPLNDAMKFLTPLLSLSPQSIEVQCLGSEVYLKRGKHLLALKCLSAAYALDPSYPRLHLQLLRFRKALDGLSEPLPAPIAEAIDAGLEKMLPKAQSLEEWNTSYLASKKDSAPHVLAALSARQLLKPDSKEQCEKDAVALLDSPSITIDDAVAALEALKKWGSNLSAFRQKASEKWPQASFFTAE, from the exons ATGCCGCAACCATTGAGCTCCAAGGACCAGGCCTTGTTCCGCCAAGTGGTTCGGAACTTTGAGCAGAAGCAATATAAGAAAG GCATCAAGACGGCAGACCAGGTTCTCCGGAAGAACCCAGTCCATGGCGATACCCAAGCGATGAAGGCTCTGATCATGAGCCACCTGGGTCAGCTAGAGGAGGCGTTTGTGCTGGCCAAGGAAGCTCTGCGCAACGACATGAAGTCACACATTTGCTGGCATGTTTACGGTCTTCTCTACCGGCAAGAAAAGAACTACGaggaggccatcaaggcaTACCGCTTTGCTCTGCGACTGGAGCCGGAATCTCAGCCTATCCAGCGCGACCTGGCGCTCCTTCAAATGCAGATGCGTGATTTCCAGGGATATATTCAAAGCCGCAGCGCAATGCTTCAAGCACGCCCCGGCTTCCGTCAGAACTGGACCGCGCTGGCCATTGCCCATCACTTGTCGGGCGACTTGGAGGAAGCTGAAAAGGTGCTCACGACGTATGAGGATACGCTCAAGATCGCACCACCCGTTTCAGACATGGAGCACTCTGAGGCTTGCCTATACAAGAACACCATCATCGCCGAGTCAGGGAATGTGGAAAGGGCACTGGAGCACTTGGAGAAAGTCGGATACAGGTGCACCGACGTTCTCGCCgtcatggagatgaaggcgGATTATCTGCTCCGCTTAGGCCGCAAGTCTGAGGCGGCAGATGCCTACACTGCCCTCTTGGACCGCAATCCTGAAAACTCAATCTATTACAATGGCTTGATCCAAGCCAAGGGAATCGCTGTGGATGATCACAAGGCACTCAAGTCTCTCTACGACGAGTGGGTCGAGAAGAATCCGCGTGGTGATGCCGCACGCCGCATTCCTTTAGACTTCCTCGAGGGCGAAGACTTCAAGGCGGCCGCAGATGTGTACCTGCAGCGCATGCTCAAAAAGGGTGTTCCATCACTGTTCGCAAATATCAAGCTTCTTTACAGCAACCCTGCGAAGCGCGACGTAGTTCAAGAGCTGGTCGAAGGGTATGTGTCGTCATCGCAACAAAATGGCTCAactgagaagaaggaggagttcTTGGTCTCCTCGTACTACTTCCTCGCCCAGCATTACAACTACCATCTCAGCCGTGATCTCTCCAAAGCCATGGAGAATGTTGAGAAGGCGATTGAACTTGCACCTAAGGCAGTCGAATATCAGATGACTAAAGCTCGAATCTGGAAGCATTACGGCAATACCGTAAAGGCagcggaggagatggagaaggccCGCCTTCTGGACGAAAAGGATCGATATATCAACTCCAAAGCCGCAAAATACCAGTTGCGGAACAACGAAAATGACAAGGCTCTGGATAACATGAGCAAGTTCACCCGCAACGAGACCGTTGGTGGTGCGTTGGGCGATCTTCACGAGATGCAGTGCACTTGGTACCTGACTGAGGATGGCGAAGCCTATTTGCGGCAGAAGAAGCTCGGCCTGGCGCTGAAGCGCTTCCACGCCGTCTACAACATCTTTGAAACATGGCAGGAGGATCAATTCGATTTCCACAGCTTCTCGCTGCGCAAGGGAATGATTCGAGCCTACGTTGATATGGTCCGGTGGGAAGACCGTTTGCGCGAGCACCCATTCTATACCCGGATGGCCATCTCTGCGGTGAAGGCTTATCTGCTTCTTCACGATGAGCCCGACTTGGCACACGGCCCCGAGGGTCTCGGCGCCGATGTCGATACCATGGATGAGAACGAGCGTAAGAAGGCtctgaagaaggccaagaaggagcaACAGCGCCTCGAGAAGATTGAGGCAGACAAGCGCGAGGCTCGCAAGGCCGCCGCTGCAAACGCTAAAAGCGCCGATGGAgaggtgaagaaggaggacACTGATCCTCTCGGAAATACCCTGGTGCAGACAAAGGATCCCCTGAACGACGCGATGAAGTTCCTGACGCCGCTTCTGTCCCTGAGCCCTCAGAGCATCGAGGTGCAATGCCTCGGATCTGAGGTCTATCTCAAGCGAG GCAAGCACCTGCTGGCTCTCAAATGTCTCTCGGCCGCGTACGCTCTGGATCCCTCCTACCCCCGCCTTcacctccagctcctccgcTTCCGCAAGGCCCTGGATGGTCTTTCGGAGCCCCTCCCAGCTCCCATTGCCGAGGCGATTGATGCAGGTCTTGAGAAGATGCTTCCCAAAGCTCAAAGCCTCGAAGAATGGAACACTTCCTACCTAGCAAGCAAGAAGGACAGTGCACCCCACGTGCTGGCTGCCCTCTCTGCTCGCCAACTCCTCAAGCCGGACAGCAAGGAGCAGTGCGAGAAGGATGCTGTGGCTTTACTTGACTCGCCCAGCATCACCATCGACGACGCAGTCGCTGCGCTGGAGGCACTGAAGAAGTGGGGCAGCAACCTGTCCGCTTTCCGCCAAAAAGCAAGCGAGAAGTGGCCACAAGCCTCTTTCTTTACTGCCGAATAG
- a CDS encoding Cytosolic Fe-S cluster assembly factor nar1 codes for MSAILSADDLNDFISPGVACIKPVESLPQKNAQTTENAYEVTTEDKVQPENLPPAQISLTDCLACSGCVTSAEAVLISLQSHTEVLNTLDAHPEISLTQTPQGTTRASDEDDGEGRIFVASVSPQVRASLAATYGVSERQAGWMIDQLLRGPQGLRSGGKHGSGFTWVVDTNAMREAVLVLTADELTESMAETASTIDDPNFALPKRPILSSACPGWICYAEKTHPFILPHLSRLKSPQALSGTFLKSVLSKSLGVSPSRIWHLAIMPCFDKKLEASREELTNLSWQVDCVEGESGLQQPVRDVDCVITTRELLTLAASRGVTLPQLSRGPLAQTYRLPFPVQSLDAFASSRGSSTTQAIESGTSGGYLHHVLRSFQARNPGSRLTINRGRNADVVDYVLTAEDDRVILKAARYYGFRNIQNLVRKLKPARSSRMPGAKAMVGRRQPVSRNAAGGTPGSDYAYVEVMACPGGCTNGGGQIRVEDARAALEPSPVVELSGEHGSVKPSPHEQRAWLTRVDEAYFSMESDMEIEGPEPSQLESLSEAENRVHDVLQRWSDYMSVPLSKLVYTTYRKVESDVGKDQIDVNDTTKVVELAGKIGGGW; via the exons ATGAGCGCAATTCTATCGGCAGACGACTTGAATGATTTTATTTCACCGGGAGTCGCATGCATCAAACCTGTGGAATCTTTGCCGCAGAAAAACGCACAAACCACAGAG AATGCCTACGAAGTAACGACAGAGGACAAGGTTCAGCCCGAAAACTTGCCTCCGGCACAAATTTCTTTGACAGACTGTCTTGCCTGCTCAGGCTGTGTGACCTCTGCGGAGGCGGTTTTGATTTCTTTACAGTCCCACACGGAGGTCTTGAACACTCTGGACGCGCACCCGGAGATCTCACTGACGCAGACCCCACAAGGAACTACACGGGCctccgacgaagatgatggtgAAGGTAGGATATTCGTGGCCAGTGTGAGTCCTCAGGTCAGAGCCAGCCTAGCCGCCACATATGGCGTCTCCGAGAGGCAGGCGGGCTGGATGATCGACCAGTTGCTCCGTGGCCCGCAAGGTCTGCGCAGCGGCGGCAAACATGGCAGTGGGTTTACGTGGGTGGTGGATACCAATGCGATGCGCGAGGCTGTCTTGGTTCTCACCGCGGACGAGCTGACGGAATCGATGGCTGAGACGGCTTCTACAATCGACGATCCGAACTTCGCGCTTCCCAAACGACCCATCTTGTCCTCTGCATGTCCCGGGTGGATCTGCTACGCAGAAAAGACCCATCCATTCATTCTACCACACCTGTCACGGCTGAAGTCTCCGCAAGCTCTGTCAGGCACCTTCCTCAAGTCTGTTCTGAGCAAGTCTCTTGGGGTTTCTCCGTCACGGATATGGCACCTGGCGATTATGCCGTGCTTTGATAAGAAGCTTGAAGCCAGTCGAGAAGAATTGACCAATTTGTCCTGGCAGGTCGACTGTGTAGAGGGCGAGTCTGGACTACAGCAGCCTGTCCGGGATGTTGATTGCGTCATCACAACCCGTGAACTTCTCACTTTGGCTGCTTCCCGGGGTGTCACCTTGCCTCAGTTGTCACGCGGCCCCCTCGCGCAAACATACAGGTTGCCTTTCCCGGTTCAGTCACTCGATGCGTTCGCATCCTCCAGAGGATCTTCCACTACACAAGCCATTGAGAGCGGGACATCAGGGGGCTACCTGCACCATGTGCTGCGATCATTCCAAGCTCGGAATCCCGGTAGTCGACTTACGATCAATAGGGGGCGCAACGCCGACGTTGTTGACTATGTCCTCACTGCTGAAGATGACCGCGTAATCTTGAAAGCTGCTCGCTACTATGGATTCCGGAATATCCAAAACTTGGTTCGGAAACTTAAACCCGCCCGGTCATCTCGAATGCCTGGGGCAAAGGCCATGGTGGGACGACGGCAGCCAGTTTCTCGCAATGCCGCGGGAGGCACACCTGGCTCGGACTATGCATACGTTGAGGTGATGGCTTGCCCTGGCGGCTGCACCAACGGAGGTGGACAAATTCGGGTCGAAGACGCCAGAGCGGCTTTAGAGCCATCCCCGGTTGTTGAACTATCTGGAGAACATGGCAGCGTGAAGCCATCCCCTCACGAACAACGGGCATGGCTCACCAGAGTTGACGAAGCCTACTTTTCCATGGAATCTGACATGGAGATCGAAGGACCAGAGCCCTCTCAGCTAGAGTCCCTTTCCGAGGCTGAAAATCGTGTTCACGATGTGTTGCAACGCTGGTCAGACTACATGTCTGTTCCACTCTCGAAACTGGTATACACCACATACCGCAAGGTGGAAAGTGACGTCGGCAAAGACCAGATCGATGTGAATGATACAACCAAGGTTGTCGAGCTAGCTGGCAAAATCGGTGGTGGATGGTGA
- a CDS encoding DNA-directed RNA polymerases I, II, and III subunit RPABC4, translating to MSREAYQVPSMGGQNAFSNEGGGMTVDSPAVTYICGHCSSRVALRRSEHIRCKECGHRVLYKERTKRMVQFEAR from the exons ATGTCTCGTGAAGCCTACCAGGTGCCCTCGATGGGCGGCCAGAATGCCTTTTCCAACGAGGGCGGCGGTATGACCGTCGACAGCCCCGCGGTCACCTACATCTGCGGTCACTGCTCGTCGCGCGTGGCTCTCCGACGCAGTGAGCATATTCGCTGCAAGGAGTGCGGTCATCGTGTCCTGTACAAGGAGCGAACTAAGCG TATGGTTCAGTTTGAAGCTCGTTAA
- a CDS encoding putative 2-hydroxyacid dehydrogenase, which translates to MELEEKKPRVLLLGSVDFAHDAWKSLNQLVEVVKPAAENRPEFIEECRRGTFDGIQVAYRDFHSLRVTGLIDQELVDVLPCSLRFIASCGAGYDQLDIDACSARNPPILVSNTPTAVDDATADVNMFLIIGALRNFNTGMHALREGKWIGQPAPPLGHDPRGKTLGILGMGGIGRNLKTKAEAFGMKVIYHNRQKLSDELARGAQYVTFDELLSTSDVISLNLPLNKNTRHIISKAEFAKMKDGVVVVNTARGAVMDEAALVEALDSGKVFSAGLDVFEHEPEIHPGLIQNRNVLLVPHMGTWTIETLTAMETWAIDNVTLAVTKGKLKSPVPEQAKLQ; encoded by the exons ATGGaattggaagaaaagaagcccCGGGTACTCCTGCTTGGAAGTGTGGACTT TGCCCACGATGCCTGGAAGTCACTGAATCAACTCGTTGAAGTTGTCAAACCAGCCGCCGAGAATCGTCCAGAGTTCATCGAAGAATGTCGCCGAGGCACATTTGACGGCATTCAAGTGGCCTATCGTGATTTCCATTCTCTTCGTGTCACCGGGCTTATCGATCAGGAGCTGGTTGATGTGCTGCCGTGTAGTTTGAGGTTCATTGCGTCGTGTG GCGCTGGCTATGACCAATTGGACATTGACGCTTGCAGTGCCCGCAATCCTCCGATCCTCGTCTCCAACACACCTACCGCAGTCGACGATGCCACTGCCGATGTGAATATGTTTCTCATCATTGGTGCACTTCGAAACTTCAATACCGGCATGCATGCCCTCCGCGAAGGAAAGTGGATAGGTCAGCCGGCACCGCCGCTCGGTCATGACCCCCGGGGTAAGACTCTGGGTATTTTAGGCATGGGTGGCATCGGACGAAACCTTAAGACGAAGGCCGAGGCTTTCGGCATGAAAGTGATCTATCATAATCGCCAGAAACTGAGTGACGAGCTTGCCCGCGGGGCGCAGTATGTCACTTTCGATGAGCTTCTGTCTACGAGTGATGTTATCAGCTTGAATCTCCCTCTAAAC AAAAACACCCGTCATATTATCAGCAAGGCAGAATTTGCTAAGATGAAGGATGGCGTGGTCGTCGTCAACACAGCACGCGGCGCTGTGATGGACGAAGCCGCACTCGTGGAGGCTTTGGATAGTGGTAAAGTGTTCTCGGCTGGGCTGGACGTCTTTGAGCATGAGCCGGAAATCCATCCGGGTTTGATCCAGAATCGAAATGTCCTCCTTGTACCCCACATGGGGACGTGGACCATCGAG ACGCTTACGGCCATGGAAACATGGGCAATTGACAATGTCACCTTGGCTGTGACAAAGGGCAAATTGAAGAGTCCAGTGCCTGAGCAGGCTAAGCTGCAATGA
- a CDS encoding Mitochondrial import inner membrane translocase subunit tim54, whose translation MADSSTSGATPGAGQPKAAPRPPNPVFKMMGMPNIRMKLPSRNWMIFFTITGSFAGAVIYDRREKRRSQQKWCELVSHIANEPLGVDQMRRKLTIYLAAPPGDGLRVARDHFKEYVKPILTAAALDYTVVEGRREGEVRASTAETIRKLRRKAGEHSSVVEEPSVESAVLDMRERMGIKDESGPKGDLVIGRHTWKEYVRGLHEGWLGPLDPPSQPIVEKPIVESLEETLKDTAGGDTPSDDGSATTEQKPDEGEKKEEKRSKFAGPAPAYISPAAYSEAHLPSSLPQTFDGSAPIEFPHILGFLNTPIRLYRYLNQRHLAENIGRDVAALVLAAHTRPYQDSSPLTDDSLAEYAQGTAEQQTVLELEEKEWHKSVHKPDEHNPDKEREWLANIVLDQRIASRMQRAILSLKMKRALSA comes from the exons ATGGCCGATTCATCCACTTCTGGCGCCACTCCTGGTGCTGGCCAGCCCAAGGCTGCCCCACGGCCACCAAATCCAGTCTTCAAGATGATGG GCATGCCGAACATCCGCATGAAACTCCCGTCTCGGAActggatgatcttcttcacaaTCACTGGCTCCTTTGCCGGTGCCGTTATTTACGACCGCCGTGAAAAACGCCGCTCACAACAAAAATGGTGTGAACTCGTCTCTCACATCGCCAATGAGCCATTGGGGGTGGATCAGATGCGTCGCAAGTTGACTATTTACCTGGCGGCACCCCCGGGAGATGGTCTTCGTGTGGCGAGAGACCATTTCAAAGAATATGTGAAGCCAATCCTGACAGCCGCTGCCCTGGATTATACGGTCGTTGAAGGCCGCCGCGAGGGAGAGGTTCGTGCTAGCACCGCAGAGACCATCCGCAAGTTGAGGCGCAAGGCCGGGGAACACAGCTCGGTGGTTGAGGAGCCGAGCGTCGAGTCTGCAGTTCTGGACATGCGTGAGCGTATGGGGATCAAGGACGAGAGTGGCCCTAAGGGTGATCTGGTGATCGGCCGGCACACTTGGAAGGAATATGTGCGTGGCTTGCATGAAGGTTGGCTGGGACCGTTAGATCCTCCATCTCAGCCAATTGTGGAGAAGCCAATTGTCGAGTCGCTCGAAGAGACTTTAAAAGACACCGCAGGCGGTGATACACCCTCTGATGACGGCTCGGCCACCACGGAGCAAAAGCCCGACgagggtgagaagaaggaagagaagcgcTCTAAATTCGCCGGTCCCGCTCCAGCCTATATTTCTCCCGCCGCATACTCCGAAGCTCATCTTCCATCGTCACTCCCGCAAACCTTTGATGGCTCTGCTCCCATCGAATTTCCCCACATCTTGGGCTTCCTGAATACCCCGATCCGCTTGTACCGCTACCTTAATCAACGTCACCTTGCTGAGAATATTGGTCGAGACGTCGCAGCGCTGGTTCTCGCCGCTCACACCCGACCTTATCAGGACTCCAGTCCACTGACCGACGACTCCCTCGCCGAATACGCACAGGGCACTGCCGAGCAGCAAACTGTTctcgagctggaagagaaggaatgGCACAAGTCCGTGCACAAGCCTGATGAGCACAATCCCGACAAGGAGCGTGAATGGCTGGCAAACATCGTGCTGGATCAGCGAATCGCCTCGCGCATGCAGCGTGCCATCCTCTCCCTGAAGATGAAGCGCGCGCTCAGCGCGTAG
- a CDS encoding Serine/threonine-protein kinase cot-1 yields MDPNNNNNNRMNMNYGYNDRNYNAANNRAYPTTPSAFPQPIYQNPGAQDFVDPSNPAYAPGYFMQHPYNAQNQYAQQQQQQQQQQQQYAQQQALQSPQPAYQTRPGYANDATNGLIQQFSNQDLNANRGGFFNRAPSPASRPRTAGGSPAGQAQAAHLVPPMPRSPRPPSEHEELQRYPDRYSENVHKRGKAAKELVTVFFHENIERARDRNMRSVDLDKTLQDSSIPASKKRQEAEGISKRESDFLRFLRTKETPQNFQTIKIIGKGAFGEVKLVQRKTDGKIYALKSLIKSEMFKKDQLAHVRAERDILADSKDNPWLVKLHASFQDSAYLYLLMEFLPGGDLMTMLIKYEIFSEDITRFYMAEVVMAIEAVHKLGFLHRDIKPDNILLDRGGHVKLTDFGLSTGGKKTHDNAYYQNLLKNSTSKDRNRNSGYFNDAINLTVSNRGQINTWRKSRRAMAYSTVGTPDYIAPEIFNGQGYTYLCDWWSVGAIMFECLVGWPPFCAEDTTDTYRKIVNWRECLYFPDELVLSRESESLIRSFLCDPEHRIGSEGGQHGGATQIKNHPFFRGVVWDQLRSIRAPFEPRLSSNIDVSYFPIDEIPQEDTSAIHRAQARAMPESQEAEMSLPFIGYTYKAFNAFQSS; encoded by the exons ATGGATCCGAACAATAACAACAATAATCGCATGAACATGAACTACGGTTACAATGACCGCAATTATAATGCGGCGAACAACCGAGCCTATCCCACGACTCCATCCGCGTTCCCCCAACCCATCTACCAGAACCCAGGAGCGCAGGATTTTGTTGATCCCTCAAATCCAGCATATGCGCCTGGGTACTTTATGCAACATCCTTACAATGCCCAGAATCAGTACGctcaacagcagcagcagcagcaacaacagcagcagcagtatgCGCAGCAGCAGGCCCTGCAGTCACCTCAACCAGCCTACCAGACCCGACCAGGCTATGCCAACGATGCCACAAACGGCTTGATTCAGCAATTCTCCAACCAGGACTTGAATGCCAATCGCGGAGGCTTCTTCAACCGAGCTCCTTCCCCGGCCTCTCGTCCTCGAACCGCCGGGGGTTCACCAGCAGGCCAGGCGCAAGCTGCACACTTGGTTCCTCCGATGCCTCGGAGCCCTCGCCCCCCCTCAGAGCATGAGGAGCTGCAACGCTACCCGGATCGGTATTCGGAGAATGTCCACAAGCGCGGCAAGGCCGCGAAGGAGTTGGTGACCGTATTCTTTCATGAGAACATTGAGCGCGCTCGCGATCGTAACATGCG CTCCGTCGACCTGGACAAGACCCTCCAAGACTCAAGCATCCCCGCAAGCAAGAAGCGCCAGGAGGCGGAAGGGATCTCAAAGAGAGAATCGGACTTCCTCCGATTCCTCCGCACAAAGGAGACGCCCCAGAACTTCCAGACTATCAAGATCATTGGAAAGGGTGCTTTCGGAGAGGTCAAGCTGGTGCAGCGCAAGACGGATGGCAAAATCTATGCACTCAAGTCGCTCATCAAATCAGAAATGTTCAAAAAGGATCAGCTGGCGCACGTCCGTGCCGAGCGTGACATTTTGGCAGACTCCAAGGACAACCCTTGGCTGGTGAAGCTGCACGCTTCGTTCCAGGACTCGGCATACCTCTATTTGCTCATGGAGTTCTTGCCCGGTGGTGATCTGATGACGATGCTGATCAAATACGAGATCTTCTCGGAGGATATCACACGCTTCTACATGGCCGAGGTAGTCATGGCTATCGAGGCTGTCCACAAGCTTGGATTCCTTCACCG TGATATCAAACCTGACAACATTCTTCTCGACCGCGGTGGCCATGTCAAATTGACCGATTTCGGTCTCTCCACGGGCGGCAAAAAGACCCACGATAACGCTTACTATCAGAACCTCCTGAAGAACTCGACGTCAAAGGATCGTAACCGCAATTCTGGATACTTCAACGACGCCATCAATTTGACCGTTTCCAATCGTGGCCAGATCAACACGTGGCGTAAGTCTCGCCGTGCGATGGCATACTCAACTGTCGGAACCCCCGATTACATTGCACCCGAAATTTTCAACGGCCAGGGTTACACATATCTCTGTGATTGGTGGTCCGTGGGGGCCATCATGTTTGAATGTCTCGTAGGCTGGCCGCCATTCTGTGCGGAGGACACGACCGATACCTACCGCAAGATTGTCAACTGGCGCGAGTGCTTGTACTTCCCCGACGAGCTGGTCCTCTCCCGCGAGTCCGAGTCGCTGATTCGAAG CTTCTTGTGTGATCCTGAGCACCGTATCGGCAGCGAGGGCGGACAGCATGGCGGTGCCACGCAGATCAAAAATCATCCGTTCTTCCGCGGTGTGGTGTGGGATCAGCTGCGCAGCATTCGGGCGCCGTTTGAGCCCCGTCTCAGTTCGAACATCGATGTGTCATACTTCCCCATCGACGAGATCCCTCAAGAGGACACGAGCGCCATTCACCGTGCCCAAGCGCGGGCCATGCCCGAGTCTCAAGAGGCCGAGATGAGCTTACCATTCATTGGTTACACGTACAAAGCCTTCAATGCTTTCCAGAGCAGCTAA